From the genome of Vulpes lagopus strain Blue_001 chromosome 2, ASM1834538v1, whole genome shotgun sequence, one region includes:
- the CADM4 gene encoding cell adhesion molecule 4, with product MGRARRFQWPLLLLWAAAAGPGAGQEVQTENVTVAEGGVAEITCRLHQYDGSIVVIQNPARQTLFFNGTRALKDERFQLEEFSPRRVRIRLSDARLEDEGGYFCQLYTEDTHHQIATLTVLVAPENPVVEVREQAVEGGEVELSCLVPRSRPAAVLRWYRDRKELKGVSSGQENGKVWSVASTVRFRVDRKDDGGIVICEAQNQALPSGHSKQTQYVLDVQYSPTARIHASQAVVREGDTLVLTCAVTGNPRPNQIRWNRGNESLPERAEAVGETLTLPGLVSADNGTYTCEASNKHGHARALYVLVVYDPGAVVEAQTSVPYAIVGGILALLVFLIICVLVGMVWCSVRQKGSYLTHEASGLDEQGEAREAFLNGSDGHKRKEEFFI from the exons aTGGGCCGGGCCCGGCGCTTCCAGTggccgctgctgctgctgtgggcggccgcggcggggccAG GGGCTGGACAGGAAGTACAGACAGAGAACGTGACCGTGGCCGAGGGAGGGGTGGCCGAGATAACCTGCCGTCTGCACCAGTATGATGGTTCCATAGTTGTCATTCAGAACCCCGCCCGGCAGACCCTCTTCTTCAACGGGACCCGCG CCCTGAAGGACGAGCGTTTCCAGCTTGAGGAGTTCTCCCCCCGCCGCGTGCGGATCCGGCTCTCAGATGCCCGCCTGGAGGACGAGGGAGGCTACTTTTGCCAGCTCTACACGGAGGATACCCACCACCAGATTGCCACGCTCACTGTATTGG TGGCCCCAGAGAACCCCGTGGTGGAGGTCCGGGAGCAGGCGGTGGAGGGAGGCGAGGTGGAGCTCAGCTGCCTAGTTCCGCGGTCCCGCCCTGCCGCGGTCCTGCGCTGGTACCGCGACCGCAAGGAGCTCAAAG GGGTGAGCAGCGGCCAGGAGAACGGTAAGGTGTGGAGCGTGGCGAGCACCGTGCGGTTTCGCGTGGACCGCAAGGACGACGGCGGTATCGTCATCTGCGAGGCGCAGAACCAGGCGCTGCCCTCCGGACACAGCAAGCAGACGCAGTACGTGCTGGACGTGCAGT ACTCTCCCACGGCCCGGATCCACGCCTCCCAAGCTGTGGTGAGGGAGGGAGACACGCTGGTGCTAACGTGTGCTGTAACGGGGAACCCCAG GCCAAACCAGATCCGCTGGAACCGCGGGAACGAGTCTTTGCCAGAGCGGGCCGAGGCGGTCGGGGAGACGCTTACGCTGCCAGGCTTGGTATCAGCAGATAACGGCACCTACACTTGCGAGGCGTCGAACAAGCACGGCCACGCGAGGGCGCTCTATGTACTCGTGGTCTACG ACCCGGGTGCGGTGGTAGAGGCTCAGACGTCGGTGCCCTACGCCATTGTGGGCGGCATCCTGGCGCTACTGGTGTTTCTGATCATATGTGTGCTGGTGGGCATGGTCTGGTGCTCAGTACGGCAGAagg GCTCCTATCTGACCCACGAGGCCAGTGGCCTGGATGAGCAGGGAGAAGCAAGAGAAGCCTTTCTTAATGGCAGCGATGGACACAAGAGGAAAGAAGAATTCTTCATCTGA
- the ZNF428 gene encoding zinc finger protein 428, giving the protein MTETREPTETGGYASLEEDDEDLSPGPEHSSDSEYTLSEPDSEEEEDEEEEEEEATDDPEYDPGYKVKQRLGGGRGGPSRRAPRAAQPPGPPAQPCQLCGRSPLGEAPPGTPPCRLCCPATAPQEAPAPEGRVLGEEEEEPPRVGEGRPAGREEEEEEEEEEGTYHCTECEDSFDNLGELHGHFMLHARGEV; this is encoded by the exons ATGACAGAGACCCGTGAGCCAACTGAGACTGGGGGCTATGCCAGCTTGGAAGAAGATGATGAGGACCTCTCTCCAG GCCCTGAGCATTCCTCTGACTCTGAGTACACTCTCTCAGAGCCAGACTccgaagaggaagaagatgaggaggaggaggaggaggaggctacTGATGATCCTGAATATGACCCTGGCTACAAGGTGAAGCAGCGCctgggggggggccgggggggcccaTCTCGCCGGGCCCCCCGTGCAGCCcaacccccaggccccccagcccagccctgccagctCTGTGGCCGCTCACCCCTTGGGGAGGCcccaccaggcaccccaccttGCCGGCTCTGCTGCCCTGCTACAGCCCCCCAGGAAGCTCCAGCCCCTGAAGGCAGGGTCCtcggggaggaagaggaggagccacCTCGGGTTGGGGAGGGCCGAccagctgggagggaggaggaggaggaggaggaagaggaggaaggcacTTACCACTGTACAGAGTGTGAGGATTCCTTCGACAACCTCGGGGAGCTGCATGGGCACTTCATGCTGCATGCCCGGGGTGAGGTTTAG